One genomic region from Streptomyces sp. NBC_01431 encodes:
- a CDS encoding cold-shock protein, with protein MAAGTVKWFNAEKGFGFIEQDGGGPDVFAHYSNIAAQGFRELLEGQKVNFDIAQGQKGPTAENIVPA; from the coding sequence ATGGCTGCTGGTACCGTGAAGTGGTTCAACGCTGAAAAGGGCTTCGGCTTCATCGAGCAGGACGGTGGCGGTCCGGACGTGTTCGCCCACTACTCGAACATCGCCGCTCAGGGCTTCCGTGAGCTGCTCGAAGGCCAGAAGGTGAACTTCGACATCGCGCAGGGCCAGAAGGGCCCGACGGCCGAGAACATCGTTCCCGCCTGA
- a CDS encoding DUF4185 domain-containing protein, which produces MGDLTGPGITSRFGMAAADLAIAARTPDGRLLFVFGDTFEEARMGGAGWRSPVALYGRMPPGGQVAWTGAVGGRYARQLMRYRHDGPELSTVLPTDVITIGADMYLHIAVHQGFGNVRWSEIWRSRDAGATWRPTGARFPGGLHGGHFQLLTWGLGGDGYVYVYSTGFQRDKPAILHRVPRARIADPAAYQPWGRAQGVWAWGNPPTPVLPGRIGEMCLRPLAGRWLLTWFDAGEYRIDALVLDTPAHDTSAAPRTTLLRGGAWGSEDDTHVAQLYGGYVIPGSTLSDLHLSVSQWNTAAGWPYRAMHFRIRGDLRA; this is translated from the coding sequence GTGGGCGATCTGACCGGGCCGGGGATCACGTCGCGGTTCGGGATGGCGGCTGCCGACCTGGCGATCGCGGCCCGCACCCCGGACGGCCGACTGCTGTTCGTGTTCGGGGACACCTTCGAGGAGGCGCGGATGGGCGGCGCCGGTTGGCGCTCGCCCGTCGCGCTCTACGGCCGCATGCCGCCGGGCGGACAGGTGGCCTGGACCGGCGCCGTCGGCGGTAGGTACGCGCGCCAGCTGATGCGGTACCGGCACGACGGCCCGGAGCTGTCGACGGTCCTGCCCACCGACGTGATCACCATCGGCGCCGACATGTATCTGCACATCGCGGTGCACCAGGGCTTCGGGAACGTGCGGTGGAGCGAGATCTGGCGCTCGCGCGACGCGGGAGCGACCTGGCGCCCCACCGGGGCCCGCTTCCCCGGCGGCCTGCACGGCGGGCACTTCCAGCTGCTCACCTGGGGGCTGGGCGGCGACGGGTACGTATACGTGTACTCGACCGGTTTCCAGCGGGACAAACCGGCCATCCTCCACCGCGTCCCCCGGGCACGGATCGCCGATCCCGCCGCCTACCAGCCATGGGGCCGGGCCCAGGGCGTCTGGGCCTGGGGCAACCCGCCCACCCCCGTCCTGCCCGGCAGGATCGGCGAGATGTGCCTGCGTCCGCTCGCCGGCCGGTGGCTGCTGACCTGGTTCGACGCGGGTGAGTACCGGATCGACGCGCTCGTCCTGGACACCCCCGCGCACGACACGTCCGCCGCGCCCCGCACCACGCTGCTGCGCGGCGGAGCCTGGGGGAGCGAGGACGACACGCATGTGGCCCAGCTGTACGGCGGCTACGTCATCCCGGGGTCGACACTGAGCGACCTGCACCTGTCGGTGAGCCAGTGGAACACGGCGGCCGGTTGGCCCTACCGGGCGATGCACTTCCGGATCCGCGGCGACCTGCGCGCGTGA
- a CDS encoding M6 family metalloprotease domain-containing protein, which yields MPVLPVRLRPLALAAALLPCLAVPATAATPTPANSPHSAASCALPGKTGWTDEGHDTDRAQFQTATGTHRVLTLFVDFPDAPATDSTSAYAAQLAPAADWMAKASYGRSRLAITSLRRWVRMPADSTSYGFARGLTFEAHEKYVRDAVTAADPYVDFSRYDMVYVVPDKAATAISFSPTYLYDPATAGITADGTRLKWAVTFGQDMWHWGAKVADHETSHTFGLPDLYSFTGATHQYVGGWDVMGNIAGPAPQYLGWHSWKLGWIRDGQVACLSAPGSRTVGLTAVERPGGTKIAVLRTSDTTAYVAESRRAERDDSSACSTGVLVYKVDSAVRTGEGPVRVVNAHPAATPPAGCAQLDMAAYEPGQSFTDPATGARIDVLAGGRAGNTVRISKGR from the coding sequence ATGCCTGTCCTGCCCGTACGCCTGCGCCCCCTCGCCCTCGCCGCCGCACTCCTGCCCTGCCTTGCCGTCCCCGCCACGGCGGCCACCCCGACACCGGCCAACTCGCCTCACTCTGCTGCGAGTTGTGCGCTCCCGGGAAAAACAGGCTGGACCGACGAAGGGCATGACACCGACCGCGCACAGTTCCAGACCGCCACCGGCACCCACCGCGTCCTCACCCTCTTCGTGGACTTCCCGGACGCCCCGGCCACCGACTCCACCAGCGCCTACGCCGCCCAACTCGCCCCCGCCGCCGACTGGATGGCCAAGGCCAGCTACGGCCGCTCCCGGCTCGCCATCACCTCCCTGCGCCGCTGGGTCCGCATGCCGGCCGACTCGACCTCGTACGGCTTCGCACGCGGACTCACCTTCGAAGCCCACGAGAAGTACGTGCGCGACGCGGTCACCGCCGCCGACCCCTACGTGGACTTCTCCCGCTACGACATGGTCTACGTCGTCCCCGACAAGGCGGCGACCGCGATCTCCTTCTCGCCGACGTACCTCTACGACCCGGCCACAGCCGGCATCACCGCCGACGGCACCCGGCTCAAATGGGCCGTCACCTTCGGCCAGGACATGTGGCACTGGGGGGCCAAGGTCGCCGACCACGAGACCTCCCACACCTTCGGGCTGCCCGACCTGTACTCCTTCACCGGCGCCACCCACCAGTACGTCGGCGGCTGGGACGTCATGGGCAACATCGCGGGTCCGGCCCCGCAGTACCTCGGTTGGCACTCCTGGAAGCTCGGCTGGATCCGCGACGGCCAGGTCGCCTGCCTGTCGGCGCCCGGAAGCCGCACGGTCGGGCTGACGGCGGTGGAACGCCCCGGCGGCACCAAGATCGCCGTACTGCGCACCAGTGACACCACGGCGTACGTCGCCGAGTCCCGCCGCGCCGAGCGCGATGACAGCTCCGCCTGCTCCACCGGCGTCCTCGTCTACAAGGTCGACTCCGCCGTGCGGACCGGCGAGGGGCCGGTGCGCGTCGTGAACGCCCACCCGGCCGCGACCCCGCCCGCAGGCTGCGCCCAGCTCGACATGGCCGCGTACGAGCCGGGCCAGAGCTTCACCGATCCCGCGACCGGTGCCCGCATCGACGTCCTCGCGGGTGGCAGGGCGGGGAACACGGTGCGGATCAGCAAGGGGCGATGA
- a CDS encoding SigE family RNA polymerase sigma factor — MKSAQEDAYLEFVAERGKALYRAAYVLAAGDTHLAEDLVQETFSRVYVHWKRVARAASPAAYAQTVLIRVFLTLRRRRSTGERPTGQLPDSAASGPDTALRLTLLDALAELPPRDRAVLLLRYWEGHSIEETAGMLKLSSSAVRSQGTRALDRLRALLGDSLSDLVPH; from the coding sequence GTGAAATCAGCACAGGAGGACGCCTATCTGGAGTTCGTGGCCGAGAGGGGGAAGGCGCTCTACCGCGCGGCGTACGTACTCGCGGCAGGCGACACGCACCTCGCCGAGGACCTGGTCCAGGAGACCTTCAGCCGGGTGTACGTCCACTGGAAGCGGGTGGCCCGTGCGGCCAGCCCGGCGGCGTACGCGCAGACGGTTCTGATCCGTGTCTTCCTCACCCTGCGGCGGCGGCGGAGCACCGGCGAGCGTCCCACCGGCCAGCTGCCCGACAGTGCGGCATCCGGCCCGGACACCGCGCTGCGGCTCACCCTGCTGGACGCGCTGGCCGAACTCCCGCCCCGCGACAGGGCAGTTCTGCTGCTGCGGTACTGGGAGGGCCACAGCATCGAGGAGACCGCCGGGATGCTCAAGCTGAGCAGCAGTGCGGTCCGCTCCCAGGGGACCAGGGCACTCGACAGGCTGCGCGCTCTGCTCGGCGACAGCCTGTCCGACCTGGTTCCCCACTGA
- a CDS encoding helix-turn-helix transcriptional regulator, with the protein MSIEEVDLPERFGEPPERVAGAVRTLLGLGLLQKHDSSPGTLTVVSPDSAELNIVGPVTRRVAEMQGAVDQIRIELSGLADLYRKGIIHRLRQEGVETISNLADVRARLEELAAGVKREVLTSQPGGARPEEVLGEAMVRTEAALARGVVMRTIYQHTAQFSQATLAFVEQMTAMGAEIRTIGDAFSRLIVFDREVAFIELWDAPQGAALVRDPSVVHFMVESFERAWVQASAFPLAVGRREAIAVSDAVKSDIIRMMIAGEDDKAIARRMGMSVRTCQRHINEIMTRIGARNRVQAGYLLRTLDLSGANGPFRAED; encoded by the coding sequence ATGAGCATCGAGGAGGTGGATCTTCCAGAACGGTTCGGTGAGCCGCCCGAACGCGTGGCGGGTGCCGTGCGCACGCTGCTCGGCCTGGGCCTGCTGCAAAAGCACGACAGCAGTCCGGGAACCCTGACCGTGGTCTCGCCCGACAGCGCGGAACTCAACATCGTGGGGCCCGTGACGCGGCGCGTCGCCGAGATGCAGGGCGCCGTGGACCAGATCCGCATCGAGCTCTCCGGGCTGGCCGACCTCTACCGCAAGGGCATCATCCACCGGCTGCGCCAGGAAGGCGTGGAGACCATCAGCAACCTCGCCGACGTCCGCGCCCGGCTGGAGGAGCTGGCCGCCGGTGTGAAGCGGGAGGTGCTCACCTCACAGCCGGGCGGCGCGCGCCCCGAAGAGGTCCTGGGCGAGGCAATGGTCCGCACCGAAGCGGCCCTGGCCCGCGGGGTCGTGATGCGGACGATCTACCAGCACACCGCGCAGTTCAGCCAGGCCACGCTCGCGTTCGTGGAACAGATGACGGCCATGGGAGCCGAGATCCGCACGATCGGCGACGCGTTCTCGCGGCTGATCGTCTTCGACCGCGAGGTCGCGTTCATCGAACTGTGGGACGCGCCTCAGGGCGCGGCGCTGGTCCGGGACCCCAGCGTGGTCCACTTCATGGTCGAGTCTTTTGAACGCGCCTGGGTGCAGGCCAGCGCCTTCCCCCTGGCGGTGGGTCGCCGGGAGGCCATCGCGGTGTCCGACGCGGTGAAGTCGGACATCATCCGGATGATGATCGCGGGCGAGGACGACAAGGCGATCGCGCGCCGCATGGGCATGTCGGTACGGACCTGCCAACGCCACATCAACGAGATCATGACGCGCATCGGCGCCCGTAACCGCGTGCAGGCCGGATACCTGCTCCGGACGCTGGACCTGTCCGGCGCGAACGGCCCGTTCCGGGCCGAGGACTGA
- a CDS encoding hydrophobic protein, which translates to MVPLLLVLLLALILFGAGFALKALWWIAIVVLVVWLIGFVARPRGGSGRWYRW; encoded by the coding sequence ATGGTTCCCCTGCTTCTCGTTCTTCTGCTCGCCCTGATCCTCTTCGGTGCCGGTTTCGCACTCAAGGCGCTGTGGTGGATTGCCATCGTGGTCCTGGTCGTGTGGCTCATCGGCTTCGTCGCCCGCCCGCGCGGCGGAAGTGGCCGTTGGTATCGCTGGTGA
- a CDS encoding alpha/beta fold hydrolase, which produces MDIARRNNVTVTGNPQGRTVVLAHGFGCDQNMWRLTVPALVEHYRVVLFDYVGSGRSDPSAFSEDRYGSLGGYAQDAVEVCEALDLRDAVFVGHSVSAVIGVLAADLAPERIGALVMVAPSPRYIDDDGYRGGFSTEDIDELLASLESNYLGWSAAMAPVIMGHEDRPELGEELKNSFCATDPEMARVFARTTFLSDSRDELKSVRVPTLVLECTQDVIAPREVGAYVHRAIPGSTLVTLDATGHCPHLSAPEATNEAIRNFLASLR; this is translated from the coding sequence ATGGATATCGCGCGCAGGAACAACGTCACCGTCACCGGTAACCCGCAGGGGCGGACGGTGGTGCTGGCCCACGGCTTCGGCTGCGACCAGAACATGTGGCGGCTGACAGTGCCCGCCCTGGTCGAGCACTACCGGGTGGTGCTCTTCGACTACGTGGGCTCGGGCCGCTCGGATCCGTCCGCGTTCTCCGAGGACCGCTACGGATCGCTGGGCGGCTACGCCCAGGACGCGGTGGAGGTGTGCGAGGCTCTGGACCTGCGCGACGCCGTGTTCGTCGGCCACTCCGTCAGCGCCGTGATCGGAGTCCTGGCCGCCGACCTGGCTCCCGAGCGGATCGGAGCGCTGGTGATGGTCGCTCCGTCTCCGCGGTACATCGACGACGACGGCTACCGGGGCGGGTTCAGCACCGAGGACATCGACGAGCTGCTGGCGTCGCTTGAGTCGAACTATCTGGGCTGGTCGGCGGCGATGGCACCGGTGATCATGGGCCATGAGGACCGGCCCGAGCTCGGCGAGGAGCTGAAGAACAGCTTCTGCGCCACGGACCCGGAGATGGCGCGCGTGTTCGCCCGCACTACGTTCCTGTCGGACTCAAGAGACGAATTGAAGAGTGTGCGGGTGCCGACGCTCGTCCTGGAATGCACCCAGGACGTCATCGCCCCCCGCGAGGTCGGCGCCTACGTCCACCGGGCGATCCCCGGCTCGACGCTGGTCACGCTCGACGCGACCGGACACTGCCCGCACCTGTCCGCACCCGAAGCCACCAACGAAGCGATCCGGAACTTCCTGGCCAGCCTTCGATGA
- a CDS encoding PP2C family protein-serine/threonine phosphatase, with product MCRNGEHPDPHEADGERTADAAFAALLEDSAEELYECAPCGYLSTLMDGTIAKINATLLGWLGLERAEVVGRMRFTDLLTVGGKLYHETHFAPLLRMQGEIGGIALEIKQTGGARMPVLVSSAIKRGDTGEPLLIRTTVFDARDRRAYEEELLRGRKAAEAARKQSEADRARLQDALAVLQQSLLPDTLPPVAGMETAAYYHTAHPDRLGGDFYDVFPIDANRFGFFLGDVCGKGPQAAAVTSLTRYTLRAAALHDPDPVAALTTLNKVLHERYAGDGDPRYCTVVFGTLEPDPETGNVAVHLASGGHPPVIIVRADGTADFLPTPGGLLVGILPSARFTAATSVLTPGDTLLLYTDGLTEARTSQDRSSLYGDEALIAFAAGHAGKPPNVLIQSLTGLLNSFGEGVGDDTALLALGVPAANPGTRSLE from the coding sequence ATGTGCCGCAACGGGGAGCATCCCGACCCGCACGAGGCGGACGGCGAGAGAACCGCGGACGCGGCGTTCGCCGCACTGCTTGAGGACAGCGCCGAGGAACTCTACGAGTGCGCGCCGTGCGGATATCTGTCCACGCTGATGGACGGCACCATCGCCAAGATCAACGCCACCCTGCTGGGCTGGCTCGGCCTGGAGCGCGCGGAGGTGGTGGGCCGGATGCGCTTCACCGACCTGCTGACGGTGGGCGGCAAGCTGTACCACGAGACCCACTTCGCCCCACTACTGCGGATGCAGGGCGAAATCGGCGGCATCGCCCTGGAGATCAAGCAGACCGGCGGTGCCCGCATGCCGGTGCTGGTCTCCTCCGCGATCAAGCGCGGTGACACCGGCGAGCCGCTGCTGATCCGTACAACCGTCTTCGACGCCCGGGATCGCCGCGCCTACGAGGAGGAACTCCTGCGCGGCCGCAAGGCCGCCGAAGCGGCGCGCAAACAGTCGGAAGCCGACCGCGCCAGGCTCCAGGACGCCCTGGCCGTACTCCAGCAGTCCCTGCTGCCCGACACCCTGCCGCCAGTGGCCGGGATGGAGACGGCCGCCTACTACCACACCGCCCATCCCGACCGGCTCGGCGGCGACTTCTACGACGTCTTCCCCATCGACGCGAATCGGTTCGGCTTCTTCCTCGGTGACGTGTGCGGCAAGGGACCCCAGGCCGCCGCCGTCACCTCGCTGACCCGCTACACCCTGCGCGCCGCCGCCCTGCACGACCCGGACCCCGTCGCCGCCCTGACCACGCTCAACAAGGTGCTCCACGAGCGCTACGCCGGCGATGGCGACCCGCGTTACTGCACCGTCGTCTTCGGCACGCTGGAGCCCGACCCCGAGACGGGGAACGTCGCCGTACACCTCGCTTCCGGCGGCCATCCTCCCGTCATCATCGTGCGGGCCGACGGCACGGCCGACTTCCTGCCCACGCCGGGCGGCCTCCTCGTGGGCATCCTGCCGTCCGCACGCTTCACGGCCGCCACGAGCGTGCTCACCCCCGGCGACACCCTCCTGCTCTACACCGACGGCCTCACCGAAGCCCGCACGAGCCAAGACCGCAGCAGCCTGTACGGAGACGAAGCCCTAATCGCCTTCGCCGCCGGCCACGCCGGCAAACCGCCGAACGTCCTGATCCAGTCCCTGACCGGCCTGCTGAACAGCTTCGGCGAAGGCGTCGGCGACGACACCGCCCTACTCGCTCTCGGCGTCCCCGCCGCCAACCCGGGGACGAGAAGCCTCGAATGA
- a CDS encoding DUF5994 family protein, translating to MSATTTDRHFPQREPPAARVALKSPGSSPGLLDGAWWPRSRDLLRELPALIDVLDSRWGRITRIAVNPRHWPVIPRKIPVAGHVVKAGWFKAEQDPHKLLLLSYTAGRWDLLVIPPETNAPAAARLMAAATDGTGPQLTASALMAAGAALHDTPATERPQDREEAWEYEGGATSPHAIVPARPSRLLVGM from the coding sequence ATGTCCGCGACCACGACCGACCGGCACTTCCCTCAGCGCGAGCCCCCCGCGGCGCGCGTCGCACTGAAATCCCCGGGCAGCTCCCCCGGGCTCCTGGACGGTGCCTGGTGGCCCCGCTCCCGTGACCTGCTGCGTGAACTGCCCGCACTGATAGACGTACTGGACTCGCGGTGGGGCCGGATCACCCGCATCGCGGTGAATCCCCGGCACTGGCCCGTCATCCCGCGAAAGATCCCCGTTGCCGGACACGTGGTGAAGGCAGGCTGGTTCAAGGCCGAGCAAGACCCGCACAAGCTCCTGCTGCTGTCCTACACGGCCGGACGCTGGGACCTCCTCGTCATCCCGCCGGAGACCAACGCCCCTGCGGCCGCCCGGTTGATGGCCGCCGCGACCGACGGCACCGGCCCCCAGCTCACCGCGAGCGCACTCATGGCCGCAGGGGCGGCCCTCCACGACACACCGGCCACCGAGCGACCGCAGGATCGTGAGGAGGCGTGGGAGTACGAGGGCGGTGCCACCTCGCCCCATGCCATCGTCCCGGCCCGTCCCAGCCGCCTCCTGGTGGGGATGTGA
- a CDS encoding GAF and ANTAR domain-containing protein, translating into MIGMAREQRLTEIFIEVTDSLTDDFDVLDLLQRLSTRCVELLDVSAAGILLADPLGKLQVVAASDEHARLLELFALQYGQGPCVDCFRSGTARTNIDLISPRTTASWPRFATRARETGYVTTHAIPLRLRDRNIGALNLFQKTPHRLGESDIALAKALASVATITILQQRTLERSHIERTQLQTALNSRILVEQVKGLLAERWGTSPDEAFGAFRGYARSRHLGLTDFATSIITGTFDTSTIPPPPPES; encoded by the coding sequence ATGATCGGCATGGCCCGCGAACAACGGCTGACGGAGATCTTCATCGAGGTCACCGACTCACTGACGGACGACTTCGACGTTCTGGACCTGCTCCAGCGCCTGTCCACCCGATGCGTCGAACTCCTCGACGTCTCCGCGGCCGGCATCCTGCTCGCCGACCCGCTCGGGAAACTCCAGGTCGTGGCCGCCTCCGACGAACACGCCCGGCTCCTGGAACTGTTCGCTCTCCAGTACGGCCAGGGTCCGTGCGTGGACTGCTTCCGCAGCGGGACCGCCAGGACCAATATCGACCTCATCAGTCCCAGGACGACGGCGAGCTGGCCCCGCTTCGCCACTCGCGCGCGCGAGACGGGTTACGTCACCACCCACGCGATCCCCTTGCGGCTGCGGGACCGGAACATCGGCGCACTCAACCTCTTCCAGAAGACACCCCACCGCCTCGGCGAGAGCGACATCGCGCTCGCCAAGGCGCTCGCGAGCGTCGCCACGATCACGATCCTCCAGCAGCGCACTCTGGAGCGGTCCCATATCGAGAGGACGCAGCTCCAGACCGCGCTCAACAGCCGCATCCTGGTGGAGCAGGTCAAGGGCCTCCTCGCCGAACGCTGGGGGACCTCACCGGACGAGGCGTTCGGCGCGTTTCGCGGTTATGCCCGCAGCCGTCACCTGGGCCTGACCGACTTCGCCACCTCGATCATCACGGGCACCTTCGACACCTCCACCATCCCCCCGCCCCCGCCCGAGAGCTGA
- a CDS encoding anti-sigma factor antagonist (This anti-anti-sigma factor, or anti-sigma factor antagonist, belongs to a family that includes characterized members SpoIIAA, RsbV, RsfA, and RsfB.): MGTAADLSQECRVIRASGELDILTAPLLSGDLARAQRGAQIPYVVVDLTQVTFMDCSALGPLCVARATCLDRSGWLRLVYVGRSIGLLLRIVDLTGVFPRYATVDAARQGVVSASPR, encoded by the coding sequence ATGGGCACCGCTGCCGACCTCTCGCAGGAGTGCCGGGTGATCCGGGCATCCGGCGAACTCGACATCCTGACCGCCCCGCTCCTGTCCGGAGACCTGGCCAGAGCGCAGCGGGGCGCTCAAATCCCCTATGTCGTAGTCGATTTGACCCAAGTGACATTCATGGACTGCAGCGCCCTGGGCCCCCTGTGCGTGGCACGGGCCACGTGTCTGGACCGCTCCGGATGGCTGCGCCTGGTCTACGTGGGACGAAGCATCGGTCTGCTGCTCCGCATCGTCGATCTCACCGGCGTCTTTCCGCGGTACGCGACGGTCGACGCGGCCCGTCAGGGGGTGGTCTCGGCCAGCCCCCGCTAG
- a CDS encoding ATP-binding protein, with the protein MQRRAGLVDRDGEITNPKGTLDTALAGYLPPDTSHLDGRGLWIIRQLSDAVDMRTTEHGTTVRMHMRRHR; encoded by the coding sequence GTGCAGCGTCGTGCCGGGCTTGTCGACCGGGACGGCGAGATCACCAACCCCAAGGGCACCCTCGATACCGCCCTGGCCGGGTATCTGCCGCCCGACACGTCCCACCTGGACGGACGCGGGCTATGGATCATCCGGCAGCTCAGCGACGCCGTCGACATGCGCACCACGGAGCACGGCACGACCGTCCGCATGCACATGCGTCGCCACCGCTGA
- a CDS encoding DUF5994 family protein, whose product MTTTLDRTAPRDLAAEFPARLSLTPKTTIAGQLDGAWWPYSRDLEAELPPLVAALEEPWGRVTRVTVNPIRWPVVPHTVAVDGRVLHVGWFTEQDPDKLILLSYTVGRWDLLVIPPETAPAAAARLMDAAAIPGSVLTAGVLMINEAVIGRSIGDDVRREATWESEGGACMSPFGSPMGRSALPLPGNGWR is encoded by the coding sequence ATGACCACCACCCTCGATCGGACCGCGCCCCGCGACCTCGCCGCAGAGTTCCCGGCTCGCTTGTCCCTCACCCCGAAGACCACCATCGCCGGCCAGCTGGACGGGGCCTGGTGGCCCTACTCCCGCGACCTCGAAGCCGAGCTCCCACCGCTCGTCGCCGCCCTGGAGGAACCCTGGGGCCGCGTTACCCGCGTCACCGTGAACCCCATCCGCTGGCCCGTCGTCCCACACACGGTTGCCGTGGACGGGCGCGTGCTGCACGTGGGCTGGTTCACCGAACAGGACCCCGACAAGCTCATCCTGCTGTCCTACACCGTGGGGCGCTGGGACCTCCTCGTCATCCCGCCCGAGACCGCACCCGCCGCCGCGGCCCGCCTGATGGACGCCGCCGCGATCCCGGGCAGCGTCCTCACCGCAGGCGTCCTGATGATCAACGAAGCCGTCATCGGGCGCAGCATCGGCGATGACGTGCGCCGGGAAGCCACCTGGGAGAGCGAAGGCGGGGCCTGCATGTCCCCCTTCGGGAGCCCGATGGGACGAAGCGCCCTCCCTCTGCCCGGAAACGGCTGGAGGTGA
- a CDS encoding DUF5994 family protein, which yields MADSDIPHTPPLLLPDEIHHAVKPGTALLRLETTSSREGRLDGAWWPRTRDIETELPALISVLTGHLGPITRVGLDASAWNGLPTRLVIDGQVVHLDSHPVGDGTVLITRGHNDHFALLLVPPDTTADAAREAMARAVRADNITQATQILIATTPEPEDGAADPAARS from the coding sequence ATGGCTGACTCCGACATCCCCCACACGCCCCCACTGCTCCTGCCGGATGAGATCCACCATGCGGTCAAACCTGGCACGGCCCTGCTGCGGCTGGAGACCACCAGCTCCCGGGAGGGGCGCCTGGACGGCGCGTGGTGGCCCCGCACGCGCGACATCGAGACCGAACTGCCCGCGCTGATCAGCGTGTTGACCGGACATCTCGGGCCCATCACCCGGGTGGGCCTGGACGCGTCCGCCTGGAACGGCCTCCCCACCCGCCTGGTCATCGACGGCCAAGTCGTGCACCTCGACTCCCACCCGGTCGGCGACGGCACCGTCCTCATCACCCGCGGCCACAACGACCACTTCGCCCTCCTGCTGGTTCCCCCGGACACCACGGCCGACGCCGCCCGCGAAGCAATGGCCCGCGCCGTCCGCGCCGACAACATCACCCAGGCCACTCAGATCCTCATCGCCACCACCCCCGAACCCGAGGACGGCGCCGCCGACCCGGCAGCCCGATCCTGA
- the dcd gene encoding dCTP deaminase, whose translation MLLSDKDIRTEIDAGRVRIDPYDESMVQPSSIDVRLDRFFRVFENHRYPHIDPAVEQADLTRLVEPDGDEAFILHPGEFVLASTYEVISLPDDLASRLEGKSSLGRLGLVTHSTAGFIDPGFSGHVTLELSNVATLPIKLWPGMKIGQLCLFRLSSSAEEPYGSERYGSRYQGQRGPTASRSFLNFHRTQV comes from the coding sequence GTGCTTCTCTCAGACAAGGACATCCGGACCGAGATCGACGCCGGGCGGGTACGGATCGATCCCTACGACGAATCCATGGTGCAGCCGTCAAGCATCGACGTGCGCCTCGACCGCTTCTTCCGGGTGTTCGAGAACCACCGCTACCCGCACATCGACCCCGCCGTCGAGCAGGCCGATCTCACCCGGCTCGTCGAGCCGGACGGGGACGAGGCGTTCATCCTCCACCCCGGCGAGTTCGTCCTCGCGTCGACCTACGAGGTCATCTCGCTGCCCGACGACCTCGCCAGCCGGCTCGAGGGCAAGAGCTCGCTCGGCCGGCTCGGCCTCGTCACGCACTCCACCGCCGGGTTCATCGACCCCGGGTTCTCCGGGCACGTCACCCTTGAGCTCTCCAACGTCGCCACGCTGCCGATCAAGCTGTGGCCGGGGATGAAGATCGGGCAGCTGTGTCTGTTCCGGCTCAGTTCGTCCGCCGAGGAGCCGTACGGGTCCGAGCGGTACGGATCCCGCTACCAGGGCCAGCGCGGCCCGACCGCCTCGCGGTCCTTCCTCAACTTCCATCGGACCCAGGTGTGA
- a CDS encoding phosphoribosyltransferase, which translates to MNDQNDVRENLTYEKFGGAIRELAQTIADDGYEPDIVVSIARGGVFVAGGLAYALDCKNIHLVNVEFYTGVGTTLEMPVMLAPVPNAIDFSGKKVLIADDVADTGKTLKLVYDFCLDHVAEVRSAVIYEKSHSLVKCEYVWKRTDEWINFPWSVEPPVVRREGQVLDA; encoded by the coding sequence ATGAACGACCAGAACGACGTGCGCGAGAACCTCACCTACGAGAAGTTCGGCGGTGCCATCCGCGAACTCGCGCAGACCATCGCGGACGACGGGTACGAGCCCGACATCGTGGTCTCCATCGCCCGGGGCGGCGTCTTCGTCGCCGGCGGCCTCGCCTACGCGCTGGACTGCAAGAACATCCACCTGGTGAACGTCGAGTTCTACACCGGCGTGGGCACCACGCTCGAAATGCCGGTCATGCTCGCGCCGGTGCCCAACGCCATCGACTTCTCCGGCAAGAAGGTGCTGATCGCGGACGACGTGGCCGACACCGGCAAGACGCTGAAGCTGGTGTACGACTTCTGCCTCGACCACGTCGCCGAGGTCCGCAGCGCCGTCATCTACGAGAAGTCCCACTCCCTCGTGAAGTGCGAGTACGTCTGGAAGCGTACCGACGAGTGGATCAACTTCCCGTGGAGCGTCGAGCCCCCCGTCGTACGGCGTGAGGGCCAGGTGCTGGACGCCTGA